The stretch of DNA ACGATCGAGGAGGTCGTCGAACCGGATGCAGAGAACAACCGCAAATACGAAAAGCTGTTGCCCGTCTTTGCTCTAGCCGCAGAATATCAGTCCAGGCTCAGCGAAGCATTGCACGCGATCGAATTGTAGCCGACCTTGGACAAGTCCCTTCTCAAAGGATTCGGCCTTTGTTGTTCCTACCCAATCACTCCTGATGAAAGGGGATTAGCATGAAACTCGGTCTATTCACAGCAACGTTTCTTGATCTGAAGTTGGAAGAGGTGTTGAAACTGGCATCCGGTCTGGGCTACCAGGCAGTCGAGATGCCCGCCTTTGCCAACAACCCTCACCTGGATATCGAAACCATCGTCAAAGGTAGTGCGGCTGCCGAGTTGAAGCATCAGGTCAATTCCCACGGATTGATCATCTCCGCACTGGCGAATCATCCTGAAGGCCAGATAGTTCTGGGACCCTACGGCAAGGATACGGATGCGATATTCAAGGGCACCAAGGAGGAGAAGATTAGGTTTGGTACCGAGCGTATGATCAAGACCGCCCAGGCAGCCAATGCGCTTGAGGTGCCGGTGGTGACCGGATTCATCGGCTGCGAGAACTTTGGCCGATTCTTCCCCTGGCCATATTCCAAGGGCTGGTCGGACATGGAAGCGGAATTTGTCGAGCGCTGGAGTAAGATCCTGGACAAATTCGGCGAGTACGGCGTCAAATTCGCTCACGAGCCACACCCCAACGAGCTTGTCTATAATGTGGAAACGGCACTGCGGGCTGTCGAGCTGATGGATGGTCGCAAGGAATTTGGCTTCAACTTCGACCCGGCCA from Anaerolineales bacterium encodes:
- a CDS encoding sugar phosphate isomerase/epimerase — protein: MKLGLFTATFLDLKLEEVLKLASGLGYQAVEMPAFANNPHLDIETIVKGSAAAELKHQVNSHGLIISALANHPEGQIVLGPYGKDTDAIFKGTKEEKIRFGTERMIKTAQAANALEVPVVTGFIGCENFGRFFPWPYSKGWSDMEAEFVERWSKILDKFGEYGVKFAHEPHPNELVYNVETALRAVELMDGRKEFGFNFDPANLIYLGLDVENFIDALSQHIFHVHAKDGEIVSHNVGRSGVIPQGDWQRLGRGFRFRIPGWGSVPWRKVITELSLIGYDYVMSYEHEDVTMSRHDGITKTIAYLKPLMIEKPYEGRNDVLFN